AGACTTTCTCTTTTTGATAATTTTGATGTTCCACCAAATAGCGGGCGGTGGTAAACGATTCGGCAACCGTTAACGTGTCCAAATCTTTTAAGATACGGTCTGTCCAGCGCAGGGCAAACGATTTTTTGGATAAGTCAAAATGAGGGGTTGTAAGAAGCGGAATATGCGTGCCGGCACAAGCCACCCGCGTATATTCAATCGCCCGGTAAAGCATAGCATGCATGATATCCGGATGAAAGGCTTTGATCCGCGCCGCCAAGCGCTGAATAATCCGCAGGGAATACCATTTCATTTCCAGCGATTCTACCTCTATCCCTTTTTGCTGTAAGGCCCGGCCCACCGCCCCCAACGGTTTTAATGAAATTACTTTTACCGTATTGGCTTGGCACATATACAACACCAATTCCGCCAATGCTTTTTCCGCACCGCCGGTTTCGGTAGAAGTAATCACATATAAAATCTTCATATGGTTTATTATAGCAAGTTTGCCAACTGCCGGATAAATTTATCCGAACGAAATAATAGATTATAAAAAAAGGGCCTCCTTGCGGAAGCCCCGGGAAGGTATCTAAAAAATACTTAAAATTTAAGCATTTTTTTCAAAACCAGCCTAAAATTTAATTTTCCGGCTTAAACTGATCCTTTCCTACCCCGCAAACCGGGCAAACCCAGTCTTCTTTTACATCTTCCCATTTGGTTCCGGCCGGAACGCCGTTGTCCGGATCGCCCACTGCGGGGTCATACGTATAACCACAAACTTCGCACACATATTTTACCATAAGATATTCCTCTCTTTTATTTTTATAAATGAGTTGCACCCGCCGGCGTTTTGCCTTTGATGACATCATGGTAGTACGCATACGTCAGCGCCGTACCCTGCGGCTTAATCACTCCGGCGTCTTTTACTTCGCCTACAAACAAGGTGTGACTGCCGACATCCAACGTCTGGCACACTTCAATTTCCATATACGAAAGCGTGTGCTCCGTTACAATCGGACAGCCTAAAAACCCTGTTTTATGCGGCACTTTGGCCAATTTATCAAACGTCCGTCCCGTCCGAAAACCAAAAATTCCGATAAACGGAAGCGGCGTTTGTTGTTCCAGCGGCATGGCGGCAAAAACACGGCTTTTGGTAATCATTTCGTGCGTCAGACTCTTTTTATTGACGGAAATCGCCACGCGGGCCGGTTCCGCCGTTACTTGGAAAACGGTATTAACAATCAGTCCATTCTGTTTTCCTTCGTCTGCCGTCGTAACAATATACAAACCATACGTCACGTAATGAAGGCCTTCGTTAATGTCTTGCGCCGACATAGAACACTCCTATTTTACTTTTTCCGCCAATTTTTTGCTGACGGCTAGCCCCAAATCCCGGCAGGCTTGTTTTACTTTTTCGTCGGGAACAAACAAAGATTTAACCGCCGGCGCTACCACTTCCACGTTCATGCTTTCCAACGTTTTGGTCAGCTCGTCCACCGGCGAACCGTTCCAGCCGTATGAACCAAACGCCGCACCGACCAGGCCTTTTTTGCGAAGGCCCTTTAAATAGCACAAAACGTCTGCCATCGCCGGGAAAATCTGGCTGTTGAGCACCGGAGAGCCAATAAGCAACGCGCTGGAATCCAACAGTTCCGTCGCCACGTCGCTGCGGTGATTGGAATGCATGGAAAGCTGTTTGACTTCCGTTCCCCCCGCCCGCAGGCCGTCGGTAATATAATTGGCCATTTTTTCCGTGCTGCCCCACATCGTATCATAGACGACAATCGCCTTATTTTTAGGCGCCTGAGAAGCCCATTTGGCGTACAAACTAATAATTTTGGAAGGATCTTTGCGCCAAATAAACCCGTGATCCGGAGCAATCATCC
The window above is part of the Elusimicrobium sp. An273 genome. Proteins encoded here:
- the rd gene encoding rubredoxin; translated protein: MVKYVCEVCGYTYDPAVGDPDNGVPAGTKWEDVKEDWVCPVCGVGKDQFKPEN
- a CDS encoding flavin reductase family protein, producing MSAQDINEGLHYVTYGLYIVTTADEGKQNGLIVNTVFQVTAEPARVAISVNKKSLTHEMITKSRVFAAMPLEQQTPLPFIGIFGFRTGRTFDKLAKVPHKTGFLGCPIVTEHTLSYMEIEVCQTLDVGSHTLFVGEVKDAGVIKPQGTALTYAYYHDVIKGKTPAGATHL